The following are encoded in a window of Harmonia axyridis chromosome 7, icHarAxyr1.1, whole genome shotgun sequence genomic DNA:
- the LOC123683941 gene encoding targeting protein for Xklp2 translates to MTSFDDLDAPQFSTFEDFEQENAEQYFEIDHESERMKTMEDNEPMDTSVEECFYSPLCRNTNSSEETSSTNILELRSRKVKRSLSSGNIEIPVENLANLRLEEEKPKVKDDFEYGKLRKGNTASQSKLKFCSQESLNRLAAPKKMYSSNGNLAHGSQEYVSVAEAVRKFHEKTPNRYHSQNKNSSAPKNVMPVKLKATIPISPRLLTKKRVKMNEHVMSHEEKLQKEFQEQQKFKIKAHPVNKRILQPMKALPKEKKQPTVVEPFKLTEVEHKKISSPKKAEYHFHARPIPKSVIEPPKLPKKQEIKVTQPVTPSFIKKIPKASPVKKNTDKPNTVTLKTTRPEPFSFEKRDMKLMKKREELVKKTLEEEKQARQFHARPIPKPIISMITKIKQKSHNGSASSLNQGDNVKAEHEDHFKARPPTVLYQKPFEPKKLEHPLTEIQPFNFNSDVRAMERHKFEQKKREQEELAARLIKEDEEEKLRQEEEERRRIREETKFKAQPVHKFKGVILKPSGKVTEPISPVFLSGKSRKNKENEQH, encoded by the coding sequence ATGACTTCATTTGACGATTTGGATGCTCCCCAATTCTCGACATTTGAAGACTTTGAACAAGAAAATGCAGAGCAATATTTCGAGATTGATCACGAAAGTGAaagaatgaaaacaatggaagATAATGAACCCATGGATACATCTGTGGAGGAATGTTTTTATTCACCTTTATGTAGGAACACGAATTCATCGGAGGAAACATCTTCAACAAATATTTTAGAGCTGAGAAGTAGAAAAGTAAAACGATCTTTGAGCTCAGGCAATATTGAAattccagttgaaaatttggCTAACCTACGTTTGGAGGAAGAGAAACCAAAAGTGAAAGATGATTTTGAATATGGTAAATTAAGGAAGGGAAATACAGCAAGTCAatctaaattaaaattttgttcgCAAGAGAGTTTGAATCGTCTGGCGGctccaaaaaaaatgtattcttctAATGGAAACCTTGCTCACGGATCACAAGAATATGTGAGTGTAGCTGAGGCTGTCagaaagtttcatgaaaaaactcCTAATCGATATCATTCTCAAAATAAGAATAGTTCAGCTCCTAAAAATGTTATGCCGGTTAAATTGAAAGCTACGATACCAATATCACCCCGATTATTAACAAAGAAGAGGGTCAAAATGAATGAACACGTCATGTCTCATGAGGAAAAattacagaaagaatttcaggaACAACAGAAGTTCAAGATTAAAGCTCATCCAGTTAATAAAAGAATTCTTCAACCTATGAAAGCTCTACCTAAAGAAAAGAAACAACCTACAGTAGTTGAACCATTCAAATTGACAGAAGTTGAACATAAAAAGATTTCATCTCCAAAAAAAGCCGAGTATCATTTTCATGCAAGACCAATACCAAAATCAGTAATTGAACCACCAAAATTACcaaaaaaacaagaaataaaGGTAACGCAACCTGTTACACCAtcgttcataaaaaaaattccaaaagcaTCTCCTGTCAAGAAGAATACCGATAAACCAAACACAGTCACACTTAAGACTACAAGACCTGAACCATTCAGTTTCGAGAAACGTGATATGAAATTGATGAAGAAAAGGGAGGAGTTGGTCAAAAAAACACTTGAGGAGGAAAAGCAGGCCCGTCAATTCCATGCCAGACCAATCCCAAAACCTATCATATCTATGATTACCAAAATAAAGCAAAAATCTCATAACGGCAGTGCTTCTTCGTTGAATCAGGGTGATAACGTTAAGGCTGAGCATGAGGATCATTTCAAGGCCAGACCGCCAACTGTTCTCTATCAGAAACCATTTGAACCGAAGAAATTAGAACATCCATTAACAGAAATACAACCATTCAATTTCAACAGCGATGTTCGTGCAATGGAAAGACACAAGTTTGAACAGAAGAAAAGAGAACAGGAGGAATTAGCTGCAAGGCTGATCAAGGAAGATGAAGAAGAGAAATTGAGACAAGAGGAGGAGGAAAGACGAAGAATACGAGAAGAGACGAAATTCAAAGCTCAGCCAGTCCATAAATTCAAAGGGGTTATTTTGAAACCTTCCGGCAAAGTGACAGAACCAATCAGTCCCGTATTCTTATCCGGTAAAAGtagaaaaaataaggaaaacgAGCAACATtga
- the LOC123683940 gene encoding DNA topoisomerase 3-beta-1 — protein MPSVFMVAEKPSLAASLANILSNEKSSTRKGFNGACSVHEWYGTFQNVSCMFKMTSVCGHVMGVDFISKYNNWDRVDPVELFSCPIEKKEATPKLKMPAFLAAEARGCDYLVLWLDCDKEGENICFEVMNAVSTSIKGNVYSNSVTYRAKFSAITQKDIKEAFNNLSHPNENEARSVDARQELDLRIGCAFTRFQTKFFQGRYGDLDSSLISYGPCQTPTLGFCVQRHDQIQTFKPETYWVVQVNVVTKDNFKVSLDWSRVRSFDKEVANMFLQLVKDQKEAKVVSVVSKEKSKARPVALNTVELMRIASSGLGMGPHHAMQIAERLYTQGYISYPRTETTSYPPNFDLMGVLKQQQHSDEWGSDVKELLKSGMNKPKQGKDVGDHPPITPMRLASRKELEGDAWRLYDYITRHFIATVSKDCKYMSTTITLSINDEVFSVTGKTLIDPGYTGVMTWQAFGKNEFVPNFTVNEMVTISDVKLGEYQTNPPDYLTESELITLMEKHGIGTDASIPVHINNICQRNYVQVIAGRKLKPTTLGIVLVHGYQKIDPELVLPTMRTAVEEQLNLIAAGKANFNAVLKHTVDIFRLKFQYFVKNIDGMDQLFEVSFSPLSATGKAHSRCGKCRRYMKYIQAKPQRLHCSQCDETYSLPQNGTVKLFRELKCPLDEFELLCWTMGNKGKSFVFCPYCYNHPPFKDMKKGTGCNSCTHPTCPYSLNSNGICNCSNCDFGVLVLDPSSGPKWKIGCNRCDTIINLFDDAQKISVQEECCDECGSQTVNVEYKQEKTKLPNSALSMKGCVFCSTEFGRLVDKPKTAVASRPRVFRGGKTAGRGRGKGRPKQPKDKMAQLAAYFV, from the exons ATGCCATCTGTTTTTATGGTGGCTGAAAAGCCTTCTTTGGCTGCTTCGTTAGCAAATATATTAAGCAATGAAAAATCTTCAACAAGAAAAG gATTCAATGGAGCTTGTTCTGTACATGAATGGTATGGAACTTTCCAAAATGTTTCCTGTATGTTTAAAATGACTTCAGTTTGTGGTCATGTCATGGGTGTTGATTTCATCAGTAAATATAATAACTGGGACCGTGTTGACCCTGTGGAGCTTTTCTCATGTCCCATAGAGAAGAAGGAAGCAACTCCAAAGCTGAAAATGCCTGCTTTTCTAGCTGCAGAAGCTAGGGGATGTGATTATCTCGTTCTTTGGTTGGATTGTGATAAAGAAggagaaaatatttgttttgaagTGATGAACGCAGTGTCTACCTCAATAAAAGGAAATGTTTATTCCAACAGTGTAACCTACAGAGCCAAAttttcggcaataacacagaAGGACATCAAGGAAGCATTCAATAATTTAT CTCATCCGAATGAAAATGAGGCAAGAAGTGTTGATGCTCGGCAAGAACTTGATCTAAGGATCGGTTGTGCTTTCACGAGATTTCAGACCAAATTTTTTCAAGGAAGATATGGTGATTTGGATTCTTCATTAATATCTTATGGACCCTGTCAGACTCCCACTTTAGGATTTTGTGTTCAGAGGCATGATCAAATTCAAACATTCAAACCAGAGACCTATTGGGTTGTACAAGTCAATGTGGTTACAAAGGATAACTTTAAAGTTTCCTTAGACTGGTCTAGGGTTAGAAGTTTCGACAAAGAGGTTGCAAATATGTTTTTGCAGTTGGTCAAAGACCAAAAGGAAGCCAA GGTGGTGAGTGTTGTGTCTAAGGAAAAATCTAAAGCTAGACCAGTAGCTTTAAATACAGTGGAACTTATGAGAATTGCAAGTTCGGGTTTGGGAATGGGCCCCCATCACGCAATGCAAATTGCAGAAAGATTATACACACAAGGTTACATAAGTTACCCTAGGACAGAAACAACCAGCTATCCCCCAAATTTTGATTTGAT GGGAGTTTTGAAACAGCAACAGCATAGTGACGAATGGGGATCAGATGTGAAAGAGTTATTAAAAAGTGGGATGAATAAGCCTAAGCAAGGGAAAGATGTtg GCGACCATCCTCCGATTACACCGATGAGACTAGCTTCGAGAAAGGAACTTGAAGGAGATGCTTGGCGATTGTACGATTACATAACTCGTCATTTCATAGCAACAGTATCTAAAGATTGTAAATACATGTCAACTACAATTACTTTATCCATAAACGATGAAGTTTTCTCAGTAACTGGCAAAACTTTGATTGATCCTGGTTATACTGGAGTGATGACTTGGCAA GCTTTTGGGAAGAACGaatttgtgccaaatttcacCGTCAACGAGATGGTTACCATAAGCGACGTCAAACTGGGCGAATACCAGACTAACCCACCGGATTATCTCACAGAATCGGAGCTTATCACCCTTATGGAGAAACATGGCATAGGAACGGATGCTTCGATTCCGGTCCACATCAACAACATTTGCCAGAGAAATTACGTGCAAGTTATAGCTGGAAGGAAATTGAAACCGACAACTCTAGGGATAGTTTTGGTGCATGGTTATCAAAAG atagatCCCGAGTTGGTTTTACCTACCATGCGTACAGCCGTTGAAGAACAACTGAACTTGATAGCCGCAGGAAAGGCCAACTTCAACGCTGTATTGAAGCACACTGTTGATATCTTCCGACTGAAATTTCAATACTTTGTTAAGAATATCGACGGGATGGATCAGCTCTTTGAGGTATCTTTCTCTCCACTGAGCGCCACCGGAAAGGCACATTCTAG ATGTGGAAAATGCAGGAGAtacatgaaatatatacaggctaAACCGCAAAGGTTGCACTGTTCTCAATGTGACGAGACCTACAGTTTACCTCAAAACGGTACTGTGAAACTGTTTAGAGAACTGAAATGTCCCCTGGATGAATTCGAACTGTTGTGTTGGACAATGGGCAATAAAGGAAAGAGTTTCGTGTTTTGTCCATATTGCTACAACCATCCACCATTCAA agACATGAAGAAGGGAACAGGATGTAATTCCTGCACTCATCCTACCTGCCCGTACAGCTTGAATTCCAACGGGATCTGCAATTGCTCCAACTGCGATTTCGGAGTGTTGGTTTTAGATCCATCGTCAGGTCCTAAATGGAAAATAGGTTGCAATCG gtgCGATACTATCATCAATTTATTCGACGATGCACAGAAGATATCGGTTCAGGAAGAGTGCTGCGATGAGTGCGGGTCGCAGACTGTCAATGTCGAGTACAAACAAGAAAAAACCAAACTCCCAAACAGTGCTTTAAGCATGAAAGGATGCGTGTTTTGCAGTACTGAGTTTGGAAGATTAGTAGATAAGCCCAAAACTGCCGTTGCTTCGAGACCTAGAGTATTCAGGGGTGGTAAAACGGCTGGAAGAGGAAGGGGTAAAGGAAGACCTAAACAACCAAAAGACAAAATGGCGCAACTTGCAGCTTATTTCGTATAG